The DNA window CCATACCTCTGTTTTGGTGTGGGACAGAAGTTATTGTCAAAGCTCACTTCAGAATGTTAAGGgacaatcacacaatgtcacacaagcacaataaataaactttgttcGTTTAGAGCAAAAACCCCTCCCTTCTCCCGAAATGAACATTAAAAGTGCAACATTAACatgtttataaatgaaaattgtagtAGTCACACCACTGTGAGCGATACACAACATAAAAACATTGTCAACACATTAAAAAACGGAAAACCCAGCACTATAGATCACATTGGAAGTAAATTAACATTGAAGctgtgaaagttttcaaaatttggttagaagtgcaaaaatgaaagTCAGCTATtacattgatgccagacccaccctcccctcccccaaatgaaatttgtttattgagctCATTCAATCAACCCTATAATGGTTACATTTTGAAACTTTTCTCCACTGAAATGTAGGATGTTGCAAAATAAACTGctatacatgtaagtttagTATACAGACAATAACAGTCAAGTATGATTGAGCTTGAAGCCATttgtcatttaaaaataaaattgaacaaaTTTTCTGCTATGAAGATTAATATATAGTTTAGTACATTCATAGCTTGGCAACAGGTAAAACTGTCAGTAATATGTCACCACTTTACATGACCCTTGACATGACCCCCTTGATCAATGTGCTCTGTAGACTGTTTTAGTGTTGAAATGCTCCTTTGTACCTTAGCATAGATAACTATGCCAAAGTTATCACACAACACCCACAcatcaaattacatgtagtttgcCCCATTGAAAAGTAATAAACAATTACGGTTACTCTGATCACTATAATTTGGCCATGACTGTACAGTAACAggaagtatgtgtacatatattcaAAGAAATGGTGTGTCAGAATTATAgagaaaacagaaaatgaaactGGTGTAAgatttgtaaatactttttatATGTGACAAACCAAAAGAGTTTAATAATGAGTATTTTTTTCAACTATGATGGATGTTAACCTGTTATTTATTACTGGTATGCTATAAATAGGAAATTATGTGTATTAATGTGGCAGACCTGTAAGTGGTAGTCTGTAAGTGAAGCCCTAGCTATTGCTAATGAGTATGTACAAAGTTCACACACATAATACCAAGTAACACTATGGGCAGGAGTAAATTGGCAGTGACATAAGTATATCTCACCATGAAACAAAGTAACCACTGAAGACCATAAAGTTATAGACCATGCCCATTTAAAAAGTATTAGTATAACTTTTTGGGGATGCAATGATTTATCCTATGCATTTTGTACTGTCTTTGTCACAGTGGTtagagacatacacacagaagATAGCATCACTTGGGGTGTTTGAAGACAAAGTCCCAAATCATGTACTTGTTAATGAATATGAAAGTGGGCAAGGTATaatggtaagtacatgtacctagtACACATAGTATAGTCAAACAACAAATCACTGACCAAATTGGTGGAAATGAAGATGTTGTGTTGATTCATTTCAATTCTTAATCTATTGGTATTGTTGATTTTAACGCAAACACTGCAATAAGTCAAAGGTTTAAAGATTTTCATGTAGACCACAAATTCGGGAATTCTCCACTTATCTTAAGAATCGGCAAAGTAGTTTTTTTATGGGTCAGTCAAGTATTTCATGGTAAATTAACTTCTTTCAATCCAGTGGTTGTAATCTGAAACTGAATTGATTAATTTGTTATATTGTGTTTCAGTGTCAACACGTGTTAGTATATATGAACTTAATTTGGTGTAGTTTATGTATATTTAGTCATGTAATCAATACATTCTGTACATCTCTGACTCAAACAATGAGTGTATggcagtatgtatgtgtgtgcatgtgtgtgtacatatgtacatacatatgcatgtctgtctgtctgtatgtatgtatgtatatctatgtatgtatgtatgtatgtatgtatgtatgtatgtatataccggtatatgtacacatgtgtgtatgtatgtacgtacatagtatgttcatacatatgtatgtacatatgtaaccACTGTGTGTGCATACCATatgtatcattattatattGCTACTATATTTCAAGGCAtaaaatttttcaattttctgacATAGGAATAGGTTTTCCGTGCATGGTGACACTGACAGTATTCAACTCGATGCACCTCTCAATTGGCAAATATTTAGAACCAAGAGAGTATTTTCCATTCTTAATTggttcatgttttgttttacttaATATGCCAGCCACATGAAGATGGTCCTTTATTTTATCCAGTTATATCAACAATTACTCTGGGTAGTCACACTATACTTGATTACTACCACCATCCAACTGCTGAGGAGggcaaaaatacacaaagagaTAATAAAACTGTAAGTTACAGATAcgatcattttattttgtgcaGAAAACATGTTTATCTCACTctcacttacacacacacacctcattATGCTCATTTGACATAATTTGTTGTCTTCAGGGTACTTGCACTCCTGCTTGCCATATTGCAGTTGTACGCTCCTTACCTGCACTCTTGAACATAGACAACATTGACCATTAGAATGGCTTACTGGCACAATTTTGACATCGGATCGTACCATACATTAGTAATTGCTAGGGCAGGTTTTGTACCAAAATTATTGTTTCTCCTTTCATATCAAGAGTATGATAGagaatttatttaaaaaataaacgaGATCAATGGATGTTACCTTTCCCTCTATTTCACTTTTTTCATCAGACTGTTGAAGAAGAAAAAGTTGCACCTCCAGAAGAACGTTTGTTTGCTTCTCTCCTGTTAGAACCGTGTAGTTTGCTTGTAGCAAAAGATgacatttacacaaaataccTTCATGGTATTCAGGAAAGAAGTGATGATAGACTAGTTGAGACAGTATGCAATCTGGATGCATGTCCAGGAAGGAGTGTTGGTGATGCATTGCATAGAAAAACAAGGATTTCTCTCACTATCAGACATGTACCCAAAGTTTTGAAAGTCAAACTAAGGTTAGGGAAAAGGTGATGGATAAAAACATAAGAACAACAGTCCTTGCAATTCTTGCCAGATGTATACTTCTTTCACTGTATCCAAGATATATTGCTGGGAAGACAATCTTCATTTACTGGGTATGCAACGGCATGGTACTATGGATTACTCCTCCAAATTGTCAACTCATGGAATAAGGAATAAACCTGAAGTACTCATTACTAAGTTAAAGAAGacaataataattttgattttaatcaaaaagattgtatatgtacaaatcaaGCACAGCAAAATTTTTGAGTATGTTGTCTTTTAATTGTAGAATATATGTCAAACTGAgcaaaacatttgtttttagTTGTGTATGTAGACCCATTCTGACCAACCCAGTTAACTCCgtctaaaaaaaatgtttcattgttCATTAGAACATTAATTTTGATGGAATATTTCATAGCTGTTTATCATAAGAATAGTCAGCATCAAGAATGTCATCaagtaaaataatgacaattgtGGGACAAAGAAATTATAACTATTCTGAATCTAtccatgaaaacaaaatggaatgGCAACAAACACATCTTATCCATTGCTGTCAGAGATTGACAGATAAGGAAGCTTGAATTGCCAAGACTAAGTGTGATAAATTGAGCAAAATACCAGACAAAAAATACTCACGCTTAAACGTTAACAGGTCAACCTTTTTTTTGTACTCTTATGAGAATACCTATTGTGTCCTGAtctttatttttcttctttgaCATGGCCTATCAGTGTCTTTCTTTGTATGCATATAGACATTTCAGGACAGGATGCTTTGTGTTCATCTTATTGTATTTGATGCATACAGATAGACAAATAAACAGATAATGATTGTGTTTAATTCAAATGCAGCCAGTAGTTTGATAGCACCACTCAAGTATTCCCATACCTTGTAGAGTGATAGTAGATGTATTGCTGCTCTAAGGTTGTATACATATTATCAGGACTGCACACACAAGATACTACAAAGGAGAATACCATATAATACCAGTATACACCACATTATCTGTCAGATGTGTGCAAAATAATGTAGTGGATAGAATTATGATAGGCATCAAAATGTTACTAATGAATGGCACCAAAACAAAACTGATATGAACAAAGCTATGTCagtgtcaatctgattaaaatccaatgtgaGTCAACTTGGtgcgatttctttatttaatcCCTTCTTTTATTGTTCactgtttgttcttttttgttctgtgaaCACTTTGTACTGACAtttgacacaataccatagttCTCATACAAAATGCAAGTGCTGAGTGGATTTACTCGATAAATGAGAATGCATGATATGTACACCAAAACATGTGGGTACAGTACCTCAGAATATCCCGTTCAAAAATAGCTCGAGCACAGACAATGTTGTTGTTCAGTGGTTCTCTTTGTTTCGAGTGTTGGTTGCAAGACAGATTCTGATTAGCTActcaaaaatatggaatttgtacaagaactcctatggtatgGTGTCAGATGTTGGTACAAGGCACTCACAACaagaaaaagaacaaatgacaataatagtaagaggtaaataaagaaatcatgccaagttcactacatcagattttaatcagattgtgtatGTGCATGGTGTTGGTGAGGTGTAGTATTGCAAGGTATATGAAATAATCTTTCAAAGACATCCCCACATTCCAAGCCAGATAACCCCCACCCCATCGAGTTATTGGCGTTACACATGAAAATGTGGTGACTTCCAGTGCTACAAGATGACCTCTACCCCACAAAGCTGTAATAAATTTGGTAGAGGTATACCATCATTTGGTCATAAATAACAAAGAACTGTAAAAGCTAGATGTTGACAAACATGACATGAATGGTGACACCCCCTTCTACAGTTACCTAGATACCAGTAATGAACACAGTAACAGGATGAACTGATTTCCCACATAGAGGAGTCCTAATCCACTTGAAGTGGCAGAGAAGACCCCAACCTCTAAGAAAGAAGCATAGTGTTTCACCTGTCATATTTCTACTTGTCAATTTTATGCTAAAATAAATCATATCTTTGTCTGTGTTCTTACAATAACAAGCCATTCATAACATTTCCATTAGAATAATATTTCCACAGTTTACGAATTGGTCACAATGTATTATGGTCTGTCTGTTTTTGTCtatcaatgtctgtctgtgatcAGATCATTCATActgatacaatatatataaggtataattacatgtaaagagtCAGCAAAAACATGGGAAATGGCCAGACCTAAAGAATATATCTATTGAACTCTACAATTAACTTCAGAACTACAATATACACACTTGAGACCAGGATGTTATATATCAGAACGACATTTGACCATTTCTCACAGCGGAAGTTTCATTTTGGTGTACATAATGGTTTTACAATGTAATCAGAATTGCTGAACCCAAACAGACCTGATCTCCACATAGAATTCTGCCCATTTCTTCTCATTTTGCCTACCACCCTTGTTCGAATATTGATATAACTAATATATCTAAAGCACATATGACACGGCAAGTCCAATTAGGACAGCCTATGTTGCATGTATAATGAGCTTGAGGTAACATCAGTGGTATAATTCCAACATCATTTTTGGGAGAAGGACAGCAAATGGGGGGTGGGGTGttgtatgtttaaaaaaataaacactcaGAATGCATTCTACTATGGCAcatgtttatttacattttctATAAACTCACCAGCAGAAAGCTTTAAACCAACCAATTACAGCAAAAAGCCTGGTGTCAAAGTTGGCATAAGAATACTAGCTCTTTTGAAAGAGTTCATCAGTTACTGAATTCTGATAGGTGGATTGACTTGAAGCAGTTTAGAAGGTTGGTTGTATGCCATAATATGGTTCATTAACATGAAACACTGGTGTCAAATAACCTGTTAGCAACCAGCTTCTTAACTACTGCAAGTCAACCAATGATATGTCACTCCTTCAATCTGACAGATTTCAATTCTGGTCCTTAGATGCCATTGTTTTCAGTAAAACTTGGAATCAAGTGATGGTGCCGTGTATTAAATATCTCAGAAACTACAGTAGCTGTTGGGATCAATGATCAAACATCCTGGCTAGCATCATATTTGAATCTACTGAactaaacacacacatatgtgtAAATGGCAGACAtgcatacacactcacacagacaGGACAGACATGCGCACACATCTATATGCAAATACCTAGAATTAATACCTCTATGTTATGTACTTGTAAAGACTTCACTGCTACCTAGTCTGAAAGTTGATTGAAGGAGTTGCCTATGTACAAATCAGATATGCTTTCATATCTTGTGGAAACAAGTCTGAATACATCTCACTAAAACACCTCACACCAGGAGAAGTTATAAGTATCAATAAAGTTGCTGAAGTGTTAACCTTTATCTTGCAATTGAATTGTACATCAAAAATTAGTACCCGGTATATGTTCAAACACTAAGAAACTACTTCCTTTCAGAAAAACATCAGTGTAACTTTATTATACAGCCAAGCCACTAAGACTACTGTCACTTCAATCAGTACACTATACAATGAATCTGTGCCTTCAATGTAGGAAAACTGATGTATGTCTTCTGTTTTTAATGAttgttgtacatacatcatGATAGATATCCAAGGCTTTGATGAACTTCACGCTCTGAATAGCACAACCTTGAAAGGTTGGTGTGTTTCTAAAAGGGCCACTGTGTTCCTGAGAACCAgctgaaaatatcaaatcatagcaaactttttttttgctcCTGGAAGTTACGTATAACTATATGGAATGAGAATTTCATTCCACTGTCTTCTTTTAGATATAACTTGAATACCAAAAGCTTGCAAATGATCATATATTTCATGTCCAATACATTTCTCTGAATAATAAGCGCATTAAATTCAAATCTCCCACATGTATTTACAGAGACCAATAGGATGAAATCAAATTAGGTAGCGCAGCCTTATATCTGCCATGGTGCCTATGTTAGTTACTATATCTACAATGTCATTTGGACACTGTGCATCATCTAAAATGTAATTGCAAGTACTCAAGTATTGTCTAAACAGTCTTTGAGTATTGGTTGATTTTTAGACCCCTTTCCATTGATAGCGATATTTTGTCTTGACAACAAGTGCattatgtgtgtacatgaaTAAAACGCTGGTGGGATGAATCTATAATTGACTTTACTCTCTGGGTACCATAACACTATAACTTTGGACCCAGTTGTGAAATTCTCATTTTTACAGATTCACAGTCTGCATCTAATTGTTAAAAATTCACTAGATTCATGAATACTTGGGAAAGTCAGATCACTGTCATGCATACAAATTGTTACAACAGAATCTATCAATCTAGAATGTTTAaagaactttttttttgtttgtttcattccaTTAAATGAAGACATTCATGAAAATAGCTGTACACACAGtaattgttatgttatgttattaacATTAGCTGATATTTCGTCCATACCCATCCCAAATACCACACGGCAaaacttacaataacaaaagtGATGActctgatgatgatgactctgatgatgattattattaataaaactCAACTTCAAAATGTTCTCAAAAAAAGCACTCttctacatacacacatttattCATTATCATCTCCTGACTACTTGGGAGGAATTCACACTGACACTTAGTTTCTCTAGCATTGTCAAAAGCTGAAAAGCTGACCTTTTGGTTGGTTGCTTTACTACCATGCATCGTCCGTGGAATTATTCTGTAAGAGAGCAGAGATGAAACTAAACAACATGGTCCTAATTAGTCAGTACAGCAGTAACAATATCAGTACCATGCTTATTAACCTGACAtgctacatatacatgtattggaaTTGtagaacaaaattaaaacaagGAAGTTATTTGGTATGATCAACCCAACCATGACTGACTCTCGTGACGCTGAATCAGTCAACTACAGACtgatacttacacacacacacacacacactcacgaaataatatgaaatgacTACATGAACATTCATACTTCAAGATTCAGTTTAGCTTATTGTAACTGGTACTAGATACAGTCACAGACACTTATTAAGATCATAACTAATAAAATTCTGTTTCAAAAACACAATTTGTGTGATAAAATTCATGTGTAGAATTCATGTTATATTTGCTAACTTAGTGTTATGCTGGAAAACAACCAAGTAGAAATATACACTTTCAATTAATGACATCAAATAATTAAGTAATAGCGCATTTCACACGAAATGTAGCATAATCAATTGACTGACTATTTGGGTCATAATAAATTAACATCAGCTGGTAAACTACCAGTCTCACTAATAAATAACAAGGAGACATGTAACCCATAATCATACAATTTGCATGTTTTCCTTGTTTTTTATTACTGGACCGCTAGTTTCAATCGCACATGATCATTTACCCATCCAAAGCACACTCGCCAATTACTAGCTGTATTATCACTTTAATATTATTGAGACTGATTTACATGAAATAATTAGCTAATGTGTGATCTGATAACCTCAATGTTCATCTTACCTCATCTTGTTTGGCTGATGGGTTTAATCTGTGCAAAATTTCCTCAATCGTATTACGCCtacaagaagaaagacacttGGTCAGCAACATACTAAATATTCcatgtgaaaaaatatattggtCCTGAGTATGGACATTATTTTCTCTGTCTACTATTGCTTTTCTATGGTCAGCCACAGGCTAAATATTCCCCATGAAAAGAATATTGGTCCTGAGGGCAGACCAAATTTTCTCTGTCTTCTGTCACTTTTACATGCAACTCAGGAAGCATGTGTGTTTCCTTGATCATGATTTTGAATACTAATCATGgacttaatacatgtacaagttccTGTCATGTACTgtcaataattacaaatataaaacttGACTCAAATCTGCAGGTTAAAAAATCAGGGCTCTCGTTCACACTCATGGTAAAATTTGGACATGGCTCAATAgctcaataaaaaataaatgtattgatcaTTATATAATTAATCACATTCTGTCTTCATCATATAATTCATTCACAGTTATCTGTTAGCAATTCTGTAACAAACAGTATCCAAGGACATTATTAAATCTATTTTAGGGGTGAACTATACAGATGCCATCTCTTTCCTGGAAATAACTGACATTGGCACAGCTGAAATGAGTTTCACTTTTTATGTTGAACAAAGTGTACCTGTGTGACCCTTTGAAtggcatacactgtacatacagtgTGGTACCATCACTATTATTTCTGATAAATGGGCTGTGTTACATATTGTGTAATGGATATGTAGTCATTGTTTTGACTCTTGCAAATAATGTGTCAGAGAACAGATGTTCCAGTAGTATACAGTTTATCATAGTGGCATCCTCCATTTATAATTCTGAATGAAAATGCATCACTCACACTGATTTACTACTAATGACATTTACTATACACTGTACCTTTCATAGGGTagagttttcttttctttttccttATTTTCCTAATCAATAGTCGAGTTACCAAGTCaagtttcaaaacattatgtGTACAATAATCTACATTGGAAGATTTTGAAAGAAGAGGTCATTTCTTGCTCAATTTTACTTACTTAGAATTTTGACATTGCACATCACCCTGTACTTAAAATCATAATTTGTCTCTAGAATGGTGAATGTGGATTTAAGAGCATTTCTAGTAAGACCAGTAGCATTTGTCCTTGGAATGGGTCATTTACTCACACATTAGCACAGTATCCATTAATCCTACTCTTATTTCAATTAACATAGGAAATCtgcaaatgatgtcatttcaacAAACAAGCACTGCTAGTGTGTTAGCACTCTCACATTCTGTTTATTTTATTCCAGCAAAGAAAGGAATTTGCTGGAAACAATCGCACTATTGTTCAGCTAACTGCTATATAAACCTAAACACATTTACACAGCATTTAGCACATCACACATACAAGGAAACTTTAATATTCTGTAATTTTTGCACAAAACATACCAAAATagagtatatattataattattattatgattttactgagtttatatattttcacCACGATTCATCACTACACTTAGACTACTCAGACAAGACATGTTATTGTTGTAGGACATTTACCCCAAGACATTGTAATAATCTAGATCATGTCATCCCGAACTGTTCCCACTAATACAATGAATTCCCAAATACCAATTGATCAATTTTTTTCTCCTCTGTCTTCATAAATGTACTTGGTGGtttgtgtacacatacacatgtaatgaAAACAGAACTGCTTGCACAATAGTGGCACTAACACACTccttcaaattttcaaaatatgcttTCAAATGTATGCCAAACTCCTAGCACAATCATGAATGTCAACATTTTTGAGTTCATTGTGCTAACT is part of the Glandiceps talaboti chromosome 2, keGlaTala1.1, whole genome shotgun sequence genome and encodes:
- the LOC144453383 gene encoding putative RNA/DNA demethylase ALKBH6: MATEITSKTVGDYVVSHAPPTAYYVPNFISKEEEQFLIDQVLGAPKPKWTQLSHRRLQNWGGIPHPKGMVTEKLPKWLETYTQKIASLGVFEDKVPNHVLVNEYESGQGIMPHEDGPLFYPVISTITLGSHTILDYYHHPTAEEGKNTQRDNKTTVEEEKVAPPEERLFASLLLEPCSLLVAKDDIYTKYLHGIQERSDDRLVETVCNLDACPGRSVGDALHRKTRISLTIRHVPKVLKVKLRLGKR